In the genome of Nocardioides marmoribigeumensis, one region contains:
- a CDS encoding SDR family NAD(P)-dependent oxidoreductase: MTIPAPAPDRACLVTGASSGIGAEIARELVRRGHGVILVARSEDRLEAFAEELRADGGVAHVLAGDLSDRATRAELLDRAEALGVTVDVLVNNAGWSTLGLVHEADPEEEMAMVELDVVAVADLCTRFLPGMVARGRGAILNVASTAAFQPLPGQAAYGGSKAFVLSYTQSLAGELHGTGVTATCLCPGPVETGFGERAGFTPHEFDKALPSVMWVPTAEVARVGLDALDKGRLHAIPGIANRVAATVAQVAPTRALVTLLRRAHPALNR, encoded by the coding sequence ATGACGATCCCCGCTCCCGCTCCCGACCGCGCCTGCCTCGTGACGGGGGCGTCGTCCGGCATCGGCGCGGAGATCGCACGCGAGCTGGTGCGCCGCGGCCACGGCGTCATCCTCGTCGCCCGTTCGGAGGACAGGCTCGAGGCCTTCGCCGAGGAGCTGCGCGCCGACGGAGGCGTGGCGCACGTGCTCGCCGGCGACCTCTCCGACCGGGCCACGCGGGCCGAGCTGCTCGACCGGGCGGAGGCGCTCGGGGTCACCGTCGACGTGCTGGTCAACAACGCGGGCTGGTCCACGCTCGGGCTGGTCCACGAGGCCGACCCCGAGGAGGAGATGGCGATGGTCGAGCTCGACGTCGTCGCGGTGGCCGACCTCTGCACCCGCTTCCTGCCGGGCATGGTCGCGCGAGGGCGCGGCGCGATCCTCAACGTCGCCTCCACCGCCGCCTTCCAGCCCTTGCCCGGCCAGGCGGCGTACGGCGGCAGCAAGGCGTTCGTCCTGTCCTACACCCAGTCGCTGGCCGGGGAGCTGCACGGGACGGGGGTCACCGCGACCTGCCTGTGCCCGGGGCCGGTGGAGACCGGGTTCGGTGAGCGGGCGGGCTTCACGCCGCACGAGTTCGACAAGGCGCTGCCCTCGGTGATGTGGGTGCCGACGGCCGAGGTGGCGCGCGTGGGTCTCGACGCCCTCGACAAGGGCCGCCTCCACGCCATCCCGGGCATCGCCAACCGGGTGGCCGCCACGGTCGCCCAGGTCGCGCCCACGCGCGCGCTGGTCACGCTCCTGCGTCGCGCCCACCCGGCCCTCAACCGATGA
- a CDS encoding alpha/beta hydrolase codes for MRRPPSSATAVIVLTLLAAALALTGQPPARAVQSARPAWATSGQGLTVRSAERVDRRLVRLVVSTRALSQPVRVNVLLPRGYAGSGRRYPVLHLLHGTSGGADDWVRNGEVRRATARRDVIVVMPDGGYDSNGGGWWTDWVDQHTSLGAARWETFHVRQLVPWVDAHLRTVPRRGARAIAGLSQGGFGSFSYAARHPDLFVSAASFSGAPDIARAPAARTLGATIVGGIMTGLNHVQPNAPFGDPVSDAVVWRGHNPASLVTNLRHTDLRLWTGDGTNGPYDDPASDPSFATPDPIETMTHRSTLYFTEAATTDHVAYRLTDYGPGRHRWPYWARDLRQYLPSLTRVFAEHRGRPAVVGYRSIDRRYAQWGWSVRVDRTEVQRFSGLSRAGRGGFTFSGSRAATVRTARLYVPRRAYAVRVGSGRVRHLRADARGRLTVGVPARTGPVRVTVRR; via the coding sequence TTGCGACGTCCCCCGTCCAGTGCGACCGCGGTGATCGTCCTGACCCTGCTGGCCGCCGCGCTGGCCCTCACCGGCCAGCCCCCGGCGCGAGCCGTCCAGTCCGCCCGCCCCGCCTGGGCGACCTCGGGGCAGGGACTCACCGTCCGGTCCGCCGAGCGCGTCGACCGCCGGCTGGTGCGGCTGGTCGTGTCGACCAGGGCCCTGTCCCAGCCGGTCCGCGTCAACGTCCTCCTCCCCCGCGGCTACGCCGGCAGCGGGCGTCGCTATCCCGTGCTCCACCTCCTGCACGGCACCAGCGGCGGGGCGGACGACTGGGTCCGCAACGGCGAGGTACGCCGGGCCACCGCCCGCCGCGACGTCATCGTGGTGATGCCGGACGGCGGCTACGACTCCAACGGCGGCGGCTGGTGGACCGACTGGGTCGACCAGCACACGTCCCTCGGTGCGGCGAGGTGGGAGACCTTCCACGTCCGGCAGCTGGTGCCGTGGGTCGACGCCCACCTGCGCACCGTCCCGCGGCGCGGGGCGCGGGCGATCGCCGGGCTCTCCCAGGGAGGGTTCGGCTCGTTCAGCTACGCCGCCCGCCACCCCGACCTCTTCGTGTCCGCCGCCTCGTTCTCCGGCGCACCCGACATCGCCCGTGCGCCCGCGGCCCGCACCCTCGGCGCGACGATCGTCGGCGGCATCATGACCGGCCTCAACCACGTCCAGCCCAACGCGCCGTTCGGCGACCCGGTGAGCGATGCGGTCGTCTGGCGCGGCCACAACCCGGCCAGCCTGGTCACCAACCTGCGGCACACGGACCTGCGGCTGTGGACCGGCGACGGCACCAACGGCCCGTACGACGACCCCGCGAGCGACCCGTCCTTCGCGACGCCCGACCCGATCGAGACGATGACCCACCGGTCCACGCTCTACTTCACCGAGGCCGCGACCACCGACCACGTCGCCTACCGGCTGACCGACTACGGCCCCGGCCGGCACCGTTGGCCCTACTGGGCTCGCGACCTCCGCCAGTACCTCCCGTCGCTGACGCGGGTCTTCGCCGAGCACCGGGGCCGCCCCGCGGTCGTCGGCTACCGCAGCATCGACCGCCGCTACGCCCAGTGGGGCTGGAGCGTCCGGGTCGACCGCACCGAGGTCCAGCGCTTCAGCGGCCTCTCCCGCGCCGGGCGAGGGGGCTTCACCTTCTCCGGGTCCCGAGCGGCGACGGTCCGCACGGCCCGCCTCTACGTCCCCCGCCGGGCGTACGCCGTGCGCGTCGGCAGCGGGCGGGTGCGGCACCTGCGCGCCGACGCTCGCGGCCGGCTGACCGTGGGGGTCCCGGCGCGCACCGGGCCGGTCAGGGTGACGGTGCGCCGCTGA
- the cmk gene encoding (d)CMP kinase — MSSAPQSRPESVVVAVDGTSGSGKSSTCRGVAARLGLRYLDTGAQFRAMTWFMLEHGVDVHDAAAVAARCAEPAIVSGTDPSDPTITVDGADASAAVRSAEVTAAVSPVSTVPEVRKRLLQLQRELIGGGGIVVEGRDIGSVVWPQAEVKVYLSADPAARARRRIAEHAHLGDAASAEAGLRERDRIDSGRATAPLTMADGAVHIDTTDLTLDEVIDLVVGLVEKAGS; from the coding sequence GTGTCCAGCGCCCCACAGAGCCGACCCGAGTCCGTGGTGGTGGCCGTCGACGGCACCTCCGGCTCCGGCAAGTCGAGCACCTGCCGCGGCGTGGCCGCACGGCTGGGGCTGCGCTACCTCGACACCGGTGCGCAGTTCCGCGCGATGACGTGGTTCATGCTCGAGCACGGCGTCGACGTGCACGACGCCGCGGCCGTGGCGGCGCGGTGCGCTGAGCCGGCGATCGTGTCGGGCACCGACCCCTCCGACCCGACGATCACCGTGGACGGTGCCGACGCCTCGGCAGCCGTCCGCTCCGCCGAGGTGACCGCGGCGGTGAGCCCGGTCAGCACGGTGCCCGAGGTCCGCAAGCGCCTGCTGCAGCTCCAGCGCGAGCTGATCGGTGGGGGCGGGATCGTCGTGGAGGGCCGTGACATCGGCTCGGTGGTGTGGCCCCAGGCCGAGGTCAAGGTCTACCTCTCCGCCGACCCCGCCGCCCGGGCACGTCGCCGCATCGCCGAGCACGCCCACCTCGGTGACGCGGCCTCGGCCGAGGCCGGGCTGCGTGAGCGTGACCGGATCGACTCGGGCCGGGCGACCGCGCCCCTCACCATGGCCGACGGCGCGGTCCACATCGACACCACCGACCTCACCCTCGACGAGGTCATCGACCTCGTCGTCGGGCTGGTCGAGAAGGCGGGATCATGA
- the der gene encoding ribosome biogenesis GTPase Der: MTAVAGAPVLAVVGRPNVGKSTLVNRIIGRREAVVQDVPGVTRDRVSYDANWNGRAFTVVDTGGWDPDARGLAERIAAQAEIAVSVADAVLFVVDGTIGITDADEAVVRILRKAGKPVVLVANKVDDLRQEAEAAALWNLGLGEPYAVSALHGRGSGDMLDAVLAALPDAPPETDPEAGGPRRVAIVGKPNVGKSSLLNKLAKEDRVVVDNVAGTTVDPVDELVTLGGRLWRFIDTAGIRKRVKEASGHEYYASLRTSAAIERAEVCVMVVDASQPLSEQDQRIITSVAEEGRALVIAFNKWDLVDEERRYYIDREVERDLVRVQWAPRVNITARTGWHVDKLVPALDAALAGWETRVTTGQLNAFLGRLVAEHPHPVRGGKQSRILFGTQASTAPPTFVLFTSGPLEASYVRYVERRLREDFGFVGTPVHIQVKPREKRKRR, encoded by the coding sequence ATGACAGCGGTCGCCGGCGCACCGGTCCTGGCGGTCGTGGGCCGCCCCAACGTGGGCAAGTCCACCCTGGTCAACCGGATCATCGGTCGCCGCGAGGCGGTGGTGCAGGACGTCCCGGGCGTCACCCGCGACCGCGTCTCCTACGACGCCAACTGGAACGGCCGCGCGTTCACCGTCGTCGACACCGGCGGTTGGGACCCGGACGCGCGCGGCCTCGCCGAGCGCATCGCGGCCCAGGCCGAGATCGCGGTCTCGGTGGCCGACGCCGTCCTGTTCGTGGTCGACGGCACGATCGGCATCACCGACGCGGACGAGGCGGTCGTGCGCATCCTGCGCAAGGCCGGCAAGCCGGTCGTGCTCGTGGCCAACAAGGTCGACGACCTGCGCCAGGAGGCCGAGGCCGCCGCGTTGTGGAACCTCGGGCTGGGCGAGCCCTACGCCGTCTCGGCGCTGCACGGCCGCGGCTCGGGCGACATGCTCGACGCGGTGCTGGCGGCGCTGCCCGACGCCCCGCCCGAGACCGACCCCGAGGCCGGCGGACCGCGTCGCGTCGCGATCGTCGGCAAGCCCAACGTCGGCAAGTCCAGCCTGCTCAACAAGCTGGCCAAGGAGGACCGCGTCGTCGTCGACAACGTCGCCGGCACGACCGTGGACCCGGTCGACGAGCTGGTGACCCTGGGCGGCCGGCTGTGGCGCTTCATCGACACCGCCGGCATCCGCAAGCGGGTCAAGGAGGCCTCCGGCCACGAGTACTACGCCTCGCTGCGCACCAGCGCCGCGATCGAGCGCGCCGAGGTGTGCGTCATGGTCGTCGACGCCTCCCAGCCGCTGAGCGAGCAGGACCAGCGCATCATCACCTCCGTGGCCGAGGAGGGCCGCGCGCTGGTGATCGCGTTCAACAAGTGGGACCTGGTCGACGAGGAGCGTCGCTACTACATCGACCGCGAGGTCGAGCGCGACCTGGTCCGGGTGCAGTGGGCGCCGCGGGTCAACATCACCGCCCGCACCGGCTGGCACGTCGACAAGCTCGTGCCCGCCCTCGACGCCGCCCTCGCCGGCTGGGAGACCCGGGTGACGACCGGCCAGCTCAACGCGTTCCTCGGCCGTCTCGTCGCCGAGCACCCGCACCCGGTCCGGGGCGGCAAGCAGTCGCGGATCCTGTTCGGCACGCAGGCCTCGACCGCACCGCCAACCTTCGTGCTGTTCACCTCCGGCCCGCTCGAGGCGTCCTACGTCCGCTACGTCGAGCGGCGGCTGCGCGAGGACTTCGGCTTCGTGGGCACGCCCGTCCACATCCAGGTCAAGCCTCGCGAGAAGCGCAAGCGGCGCTGA
- a CDS encoding carboxymuconolactone decarboxylase family protein, producing the protein MSTPRIEPGTRRDVGLLVAGFARLAGRVTGTEPPAVFLTLGRQRRLFWGWLHFAGTLMPGGRLPRREAELVILRVATRCGSEYELTQHRRLGRRAGLSAEEVERAQQPELSGWSGPDDLLLRAVDELHETRDLGDEVWADLRASYDEATLVELVMLVGHYEMLATTLGTLRVQPDRPRSRAGSRVGS; encoded by the coding sequence ATGAGCACCCCGCGGATCGAGCCCGGCACCCGTCGCGACGTCGGCCTCCTCGTCGCCGGGTTCGCCCGGCTGGCCGGCCGGGTCACCGGCACCGAGCCGCCCGCGGTGTTCCTCACCCTGGGGAGGCAGCGGCGCCTGTTCTGGGGGTGGCTGCACTTCGCCGGCACGCTCATGCCCGGCGGGCGGCTGCCTCGCCGCGAGGCCGAGCTGGTGATCCTGCGGGTGGCGACCCGCTGCGGCAGCGAGTACGAGCTCACCCAGCACCGCCGGCTCGGCCGCCGCGCCGGGCTGAGCGCCGAGGAGGTCGAGCGGGCCCAGCAGCCGGAGCTGTCCGGGTGGTCCGGCCCGGACGACCTGCTCCTGCGCGCGGTCGACGAGCTGCACGAGACGCGCGACCTCGGCGACGAGGTGTGGGCCGACCTGCGGGCGTCGTACGACGAGGCGACGCTGGTCGAGCTGGTGATGCTCGTCGGCCACTACGAGATGCTCGCGACCACGCTCGGGACACTGCGTGTCCAGCCCGACCGCCCCCGCTCGAGGGCCGGCTCTAGGGTCGGCTCATGA
- a CDS encoding helix-turn-helix domain-containing protein gives MQKVSAGPAEGKTRERVRPTREDVRARVLGAAAEVFLEHGYHQASTTEIASRAGFTKGALYSNFGGKEDLFLALVEQEATARVEQLSVPGRTGTVSLDDLVDGLLGLTRGDRAGLVFAEFRAAASQDRDTAARVAVVRRRLVASMAARLAAEVAAAGLALAVPAEEAATVLVALVNGLGLEQVGAAGPLITRDTLLRVLSGLVTAPEEDA, from the coding sequence ATGCAGAAGGTAAGCGCCGGCCCGGCGGAGGGCAAGACCCGCGAGCGGGTGCGACCGACCAGGGAGGACGTGCGCGCCCGGGTGCTGGGCGCGGCGGCCGAGGTCTTCCTCGAGCACGGCTACCACCAGGCCTCCACCACCGAGATCGCGTCGCGGGCCGGGTTCACCAAGGGCGCCCTCTACTCCAACTTCGGCGGCAAGGAGGACCTCTTCCTCGCACTCGTCGAGCAGGAGGCCACCGCTCGGGTCGAGCAGCTCTCGGTCCCCGGCCGCACCGGCACGGTGAGCCTGGACGACCTCGTCGACGGCCTCCTCGGGCTGACCCGCGGAGACCGGGCGGGCCTCGTCTTCGCCGAGTTCCGCGCCGCCGCGTCGCAGGACCGCGACACCGCCGCCCGCGTGGCCGTCGTACGACGACGGCTGGTCGCGTCCATGGCCGCGCGGCTCGCAGCCGAGGTCGCCGCCGCCGGCCTCGCCCTCGCCGTGCCCGCCGAGGAGGCTGCCACCGTGCTGGTCGCCCTGGTCAACGGGCTCGGGCTCGAGCAGGTCGGTGCCGCCGGGCCGCTGATCACCCGCGACACGCTTCTCCGGGTCCTGTCAGGACTCGTCACCGCTCCCGAGGAGGATGCATGA
- a CDS encoding prephenate dehydrogenase, giving the protein MSVPGPVLVVGCGLLGTSLGLALRAQGVEVWLDDLNPEHLRTATGLGAGVPVVDRSAARLVVVAVPPDHVGSAVVAALHQTAGVVTDVGSVKSAPLAEVAASVGAEDLRRYVGSHPMAGSERSGPLAAAATLFDGRPWAVTPHATSSPEAVDAVTALVRACGAQAFTFSPEAHDEAVARTSHVPHVMAALVAGRLAQAPADHLALSGQGVRDVTRIAAGDPALWEQILTANRGAVAGLLREVREDLDRMLEALDSDARPAVSSLLSSGVAGTAAIPGKHGGPAVATASVYVALPDHPGELGRLFGDVGRSEVNIEDVRIDHDPGRPVGQVELVVAESAAAVLVHSLGERGWSVHG; this is encoded by the coding sequence GTGAGCGTCCCCGGGCCGGTGCTCGTGGTCGGCTGCGGGCTGCTCGGCACCTCGCTCGGCCTCGCCCTGCGGGCGCAGGGGGTCGAGGTGTGGCTCGACGACCTCAACCCCGAGCACCTGCGCACCGCGACCGGGCTCGGTGCCGGCGTCCCGGTCGTGGACCGGTCGGCGGCGCGGCTCGTCGTGGTCGCCGTACCCCCCGACCACGTGGGGTCCGCCGTGGTCGCGGCTCTGCATCAGACCGCCGGCGTCGTGACCGACGTCGGCAGCGTCAAGTCGGCACCGCTCGCGGAGGTCGCGGCGTCCGTCGGCGCGGAGGACCTGAGGCGCTACGTCGGCAGCCACCCGATGGCCGGCAGCGAGCGGTCCGGTCCGCTGGCCGCGGCCGCGACGCTGTTCGACGGCCGTCCCTGGGCGGTGACCCCGCACGCCACGTCCTCGCCCGAGGCCGTCGACGCGGTGACCGCGCTGGTGCGGGCCTGCGGCGCGCAGGCGTTCACGTTCTCGCCCGAGGCTCACGACGAGGCCGTCGCGCGCACCTCCCACGTGCCCCACGTGATGGCCGCGCTCGTGGCCGGCCGTCTCGCTCAGGCGCCGGCGGACCACCTGGCGCTCTCGGGTCAGGGGGTCCGCGACGTCACCCGCATCGCGGCCGGCGACCCGGCGCTGTGGGAGCAGATCCTCACCGCCAACCGCGGTGCCGTGGCCGGGCTGCTGCGCGAGGTGCGCGAGGACCTCGACCGCATGCTCGAGGCGCTCGACTCCGACGCCCGCCCGGCGGTGTCCTCGCTGCTGTCCAGCGGGGTCGCGGGCACGGCGGCGATCCCGGGCAAGCACGGCGGGCCTGCCGTCGCCACGGCGTCGGTGTACGTCGCCCTGCCGGACCACCCGGGCGAGCTCGGGCGACTGTTCGGCGACGTGGGTCGCAGCGAGGTCAACATCGAGGACGTCCGGATCGACCACGACCCGGGCCGTCCGGTCGGTCAGGTGGAGCTCGTGGTGGCCGAGTCCGCCGCCGCCGTGCTGGTGCACTCGCTGGGGGAGCGGGGCTGGTCGGTCCACGGCTGA
- a CDS encoding SDR family oxidoreductase has protein sequence MNPFRSRVRRFRDFRGASVFVTGAASGIGRAVAEQLAADGARLHLTDVNAPLLAEVASGLRARGAEVVVAEPVDVSDYEAVRALAQRVTDASGPMDLVLNVAGISTWGTVSGLEHEDWRRLVDVNLMGPIHVLETLVPAMVDGRRGGHVVNVSSAAGIIGMPWHAAYSASKFGLRGVSEVLRFDLAAYGIGVSLVCPGGVATPLTETVRIAGVDKASPAFLKAHARFRKRAVTPEEAAESILRGVRHNRYWVYTSNDIRLVHLLQRVCPPAYVLAMRVMNVGANRVLPDVRRARRSDLVASR, from the coding sequence ATGAACCCCTTCCGCTCACGAGTCCGACGCTTCCGCGACTTCCGCGGGGCGTCGGTGTTCGTCACCGGCGCCGCCAGCGGCATCGGTCGCGCGGTCGCCGAGCAGCTGGCCGCCGACGGTGCCAGGCTGCACCTGACCGACGTCAACGCCCCGCTGCTCGCGGAGGTCGCCTCCGGGCTGCGGGCGCGGGGGGCCGAGGTCGTCGTGGCGGAGCCGGTCGACGTCTCCGACTACGAGGCCGTCCGCGCGCTGGCCCAGCGGGTCACCGACGCCTCCGGCCCGATGGACCTCGTGCTCAACGTCGCCGGCATCTCCACGTGGGGCACGGTCTCCGGGCTCGAGCACGAGGACTGGCGCCGCCTCGTCGACGTCAACCTGATGGGGCCCATCCACGTGCTGGAGACCCTCGTGCCCGCGATGGTCGACGGCCGTCGGGGCGGCCACGTCGTCAACGTCTCGTCCGCCGCCGGGATCATCGGGATGCCCTGGCACGCGGCCTACTCCGCGTCCAAGTTCGGGCTCCGTGGGGTCTCCGAGGTGCTGCGGTTCGACCTCGCGGCGTACGGCATCGGCGTCAGCCTGGTGTGCCCCGGTGGGGTCGCGACCCCGCTGACCGAGACCGTGCGGATCGCCGGGGTCGACAAGGCCAGCCCGGCGTTCCTCAAGGCGCACGCGCGCTTCCGCAAGCGGGCGGTGACGCCGGAGGAGGCAGCCGAGTCGATCCTGCGCGGCGTGCGGCACAACCGCTACTGGGTCTACACGAGCAACGACATCCGGCTGGTCCACCTGCTCCAGCGGGTCTGCCCGCCGGCGTACGTCCTGGCGATGCGGGTGATGAACGTCGGCGCCAACCGCGTCCTGCCCGACGTACGACGGGCGCGCCGCTCGGACCTGGTGGCGTCGCGATGA
- a CDS encoding DNA polymerase ligase N-terminal domain-containing protein — MTDRPAFVLHDHRKPRPHFDLRLEMEGVLRSWAVPRGLPPTARDQRLAIAVPDHDLDHLTYTDADKSIADIGWWEDVGSNERRLLFVLHGREDSVRYALIDTGEDWLLKRTREQPRP, encoded by the coding sequence ATGACCGACCGGCCTGCGTTCGTCCTGCACGACCATCGCAAGCCGCGACCCCACTTCGACCTGCGCCTGGAGATGGAGGGGGTGCTGCGCTCCTGGGCCGTCCCGCGCGGTCTCCCGCCCACCGCCCGGGACCAGCGGCTCGCGATCGCCGTGCCCGACCACGACCTGGACCACCTGACCTACACCGACGCGGACAAGTCCATCGCCGACATCGGCTGGTGGGAGGACGTCGGGAGCAACGAACGGCGGCTGCTGTTCGTGCTGCACGGTCGAGAGGACAGCGTGCGCTACGCGCTGATCGACACGGGGGAGGACTGGCTGCTCAAGCGGACCCGCGAGCAGCCCCGACCCTGA
- a CDS encoding TetR/AcrR family transcriptional regulator, with translation MPDVPAVRRPGRPREASVDRRLVEAVLALVRERGPRAVTIAAVSARSGVARTTVYRRFPDRRALLVAALSPLTDRGAPPQDLPVRGKLAWFLAATDEVLHRGIGPGGIAALLTEDDPDFTSVLREALEAGLAPVRSEMAADMAEGRLALRDPDLVLDLLLGLHLARRLRGVAAVAGDDKTAEQLEQLLGGR, from the coding sequence GTGCCAGATGTTCCCGCCGTACGACGACCCGGCCGCCCGCGTGAGGCGTCGGTCGACCGCCGGCTCGTCGAGGCGGTGCTCGCCCTCGTGCGCGAACGCGGGCCGCGAGCGGTGACCATCGCCGCGGTCTCCGCCCGGAGCGGGGTCGCGCGGACGACGGTCTACCGCCGCTTCCCCGACCGGCGGGCGCTGCTGGTGGCCGCCCTCTCCCCCTTGACGGACCGGGGCGCGCCCCCGCAGGACCTCCCGGTGAGGGGCAAGCTGGCCTGGTTCCTCGCCGCGACCGACGAGGTCCTCCACCGCGGCATCGGCCCCGGCGGGATCGCCGCACTGCTCACCGAGGACGACCCCGACTTCACCTCCGTGCTGCGCGAGGCCCTCGAGGCCGGGCTGGCGCCGGTGCGGTCGGAGATGGCAGCCGACATGGCGGAGGGCCGCCTCGCTCTCCGGGACCCGGACCTCGTCCTCGACCTGCTCCTGGGGCTGCACCTCGCGCGGCGGCTCCGCGGAGTCGCGGCGGTGGCGGGAGACGACAAGACCGCCGAGCAGCTCGAACAGCTGCTGGGCGGTCGCTGA
- a CDS encoding pseudouridine synthase, which produces MSEDEHLVRLQKLLAQSGVASRRKCEELMLDGLVEVDGEVVTRLGTKVDPRTAVIRVEGRRLPPVSEHVYLALNKPRGVVSTMSDPQGRRTLGDLVADRPERLFHVGRLDTETEGLILLTNDGDFAQRVAHPSYELEKTYVAEVSGVAERDLVKRLEAGVPVEGQPVEVHRAKVLSTARDRSIVELTIHEGRNRIVRKLMDEVGHPVTRLTRTVVGPVVLRGLKPGQMRDLTSDELGTLLDAARL; this is translated from the coding sequence ATGAGCGAGGACGAGCACCTGGTCCGGCTGCAGAAGCTGCTGGCCCAGTCCGGCGTCGCCTCGCGGCGCAAGTGCGAGGAGCTCATGCTCGACGGGCTCGTCGAGGTCGACGGCGAGGTGGTCACCCGCCTCGGCACCAAGGTCGATCCCCGCACCGCGGTCATCCGCGTCGAGGGCAGGCGGCTGCCGCCGGTCAGCGAGCACGTCTACCTCGCGCTCAACAAGCCGCGCGGGGTCGTCTCCACGATGTCGGACCCGCAGGGTCGCCGCACGCTGGGCGACCTGGTCGCCGACCGGCCCGAGAGGCTCTTCCACGTGGGCCGGCTCGACACCGAGACCGAGGGGCTGATCCTGCTCACCAACGACGGCGACTTCGCCCAGCGGGTCGCGCACCCGTCGTACGAGCTGGAGAAGACCTACGTCGCCGAGGTGAGCGGGGTGGCCGAGCGCGACCTGGTCAAGCGGCTCGAGGCGGGGGTGCCGGTCGAGGGGCAGCCGGTCGAGGTGCACCGCGCCAAGGTGCTGTCGACCGCCCGCGACCGGTCGATCGTCGAGCTCACCATCCACGAGGGGCGCAACCGCATCGTGCGCAAGCTGATGGACGAGGTCGGGCACCCGGTCACCCGGCTGACCCGGACCGTCGTCGGGCCCGTCGTGCTCCGCGGCCTCAAGCCGGGGCAGATGCGTGACCTCACCAGCGACGAGCTCGGCACCCTGCTGGACGCGGCGCGGCTGTGA
- the scpB gene encoding SMC-Scp complex subunit ScpB, whose product MTVSSEELEELEEMLEVPLAELRPALEAVLMVADQPLDHLTLATAVGYPPERVRQELAALSAEYDEQGRGFDLRNVAGGWRFYTRDALAPVVERFVTDGQQTRLTQAALETLAVVAYKQPVSRARVSAIRGVNVDGVMRTLVTRGLVEEAGHDLETHATLYRTTGYFLERIGITALSDLPELAPFLPEMADLEDLDHPEVLEEAAPAEPVAEVDLEEA is encoded by the coding sequence ATGACGGTGAGCAGCGAGGAGCTCGAGGAGCTCGAGGAGATGCTCGAGGTCCCCCTGGCGGAGCTGCGCCCGGCCCTCGAGGCGGTGCTCATGGTGGCCGACCAGCCGCTGGACCACCTGACCCTCGCCACCGCGGTCGGCTACCCGCCCGAGCGGGTGCGCCAGGAGCTCGCCGCCCTCTCCGCGGAGTACGACGAGCAGGGGCGCGGCTTCGACCTGCGCAACGTGGCCGGTGGCTGGCGGTTCTACACCCGCGACGCCCTCGCCCCCGTGGTGGAGCGGTTCGTCACCGACGGCCAGCAGACCCGGCTGACGCAGGCTGCCCTCGAGACGCTCGCGGTCGTGGCCTACAAGCAGCCGGTCAGCCGCGCCCGGGTCTCGGCGATCCGTGGGGTCAACGTCGACGGCGTCATGCGCACCCTGGTCACCCGCGGACTGGTCGAGGAGGCCGGGCACGACCTGGAGACCCACGCCACGCTCTACCGCACGACCGGCTACTTCCTCGAGCGCATCGGCATCACGGCGTTGTCCGACCTGCCCGAGCTCGCGCCCTTCCTGCCCGAGATGGCCGACCTGGAGGACCTCGACCACCCCGAGGTGCTGGAGGAGGCCGCGCCGGCCGAGCCGGTCGCCGAGGTCGACCTCGAGGAGGCATGA
- the aroH gene encoding chorismate mutase, producing the protein MRVRAVRGATQLEHDSREHMLERVAEMVSDVMQANGLTVDDFISIVFTATSDLVSEFPAYAARQLGFDDVPLICARELEIEGSMPRVVRMLAHVETHLTRSEVTHVYLHGAAHLRRDLARVREVPDS; encoded by the coding sequence GTGCGCGTGCGGGCGGTGCGGGGCGCGACCCAGCTGGAGCACGACTCCCGGGAGCACATGCTCGAGCGGGTCGCCGAGATGGTCTCCGACGTGATGCAGGCCAACGGCCTCACCGTCGACGACTTCATCAGCATCGTGTTCACCGCGACCAGCGACCTGGTCTCGGAGTTCCCGGCGTACGCCGCGCGGCAGCTCGGCTTCGACGACGTGCCGCTGATCTGCGCCCGCGAGCTGGAGATCGAGGGATCGATGCCCCGGGTGGTGCGGATGCTCGCCCACGTCGAGACCCACCTGACCCGGTCGGAGGTCACCCACGTCTATCTGCACGGGGCGGCGCACCTGCGGCGCGACCTGGCGCGCGTGCGCGAGGTGCCCGACTCGTGA